One part of the Chryseobacterium mulctrae genome encodes these proteins:
- a CDS encoding helix-turn-helix domain-containing protein, whose product MDNFLNIVTGISLFISFFLAFFMLAVKTKHKTSNRLFAFFLIISAIDISEPFISLISDGPSNLGILRTTLAFLQIPTFYLYILSVCYSDFKLKPKYLIHLLPFLVSNIALIPRFYSVDVASKLNFIINRQNMIELQLTHWLFHLQVLIYFTAIFLLLRRAKKLYLENNSGENLNSYQWLFQLTSVLTALYLIVIFKNIFKFSDYPYISDWIKIGILLLQPFITCWYLYKALNNPGLFRNIDSKMKLVSDFPLEEKTIEPKTLNEDLLKLKKYMTDEKPFLNPDLKIQDISKEINVPVRELSVLINNQLGQHFYDFVNTYRIENAMEILKDSSKSKVTILEILYEVGFNSKSSFNTAFKKQTGNTPTAYRKAL is encoded by the coding sequence ATGGATAATTTCTTAAATATTGTAACGGGCATCTCGCTGTTCATTTCATTTTTTTTGGCGTTTTTTATGCTCGCTGTTAAAACAAAGCACAAAACCAGCAATCGTCTATTTGCTTTTTTTCTAATCATTTCCGCTATCGATATTAGCGAACCATTTATTAGCCTAATTTCAGACGGTCCTTCAAATTTGGGAATATTGAGAACAACCTTGGCTTTTTTGCAGATTCCAACTTTTTACCTTTATATTTTATCGGTTTGTTATTCAGATTTTAAGCTGAAACCAAAATATCTGATTCATTTACTGCCATTTTTAGTTTCAAATATTGCTCTTATTCCCCGATTTTATAGTGTAGATGTTGCTTCGAAGCTCAATTTTATCATCAATCGCCAAAATATGATAGAATTGCAGTTGACTCATTGGCTGTTTCATCTTCAGGTTCTGATATATTTTACGGCAATTTTTCTATTGTTGAGAAGAGCAAAAAAACTTTATCTGGAAAATAATTCGGGCGAAAATCTTAATTCTTACCAATGGCTGTTTCAACTTACCAGCGTTTTGACGGCTCTTTATCTGATTGTTATTTTCAAAAATATTTTCAAATTTTCTGATTATCCTTACATTTCGGATTGGATCAAGATAGGAATTCTCTTGCTGCAACCTTTCATCACTTGCTGGTATTTGTATAAAGCACTCAATAATCCGGGGCTTTTCAGAAATATTGATTCAAAAATGAAGCTTGTTTCCGATTTTCCTTTGGAAGAAAAAACAATAGAGCCGAAAACATTAAATGAAGATTTATTGAAGCTTAAAAAATACATGACTGATGAAAAACCTTTTCTTAATCCGGACTTAAAGATCCAGGATATTTCAAAAGAAATCAATGTTCCTGTTCGCGAATTATCCGTTTTAATTAATAATCAATTGGGGCAGCATTTTTATGATTTCGTCAATACGTACCGAATTGAAAATGCCATGGAAATTCTGAAAGATTCATCAAAATCGAAGGTTACCATTCTTGAAATTTTGTATGAAGTTGGTTTTAATTCGAAATCTTCTTTCAATACAGCTTTTAAAAAACAAACCGGAAACACTCCAACCGCTTATCGTAAAGCATTGTAA
- a CDS encoding serine hydrolase domain-containing protein: protein MKTSFTFLAVALLICNFTFGQDFTKKIDSIIKDNYQKNPDVGISVGFISNNKEFYTSYGKLSKESTTNIDKNTIFEIASITKSLTGNMIAQAAVEKKLKLDDYIDSYLPKQYVLQKNLQNKIKISDLASHQSGLPDIDFQKLIEVNSQQPVSSVTEQSLATMINNCTDLIDYGSFRYSTVNFTLLGQILEKVYGKSYDELIREKILKPAKMNQTLTKDFKVKNITTGYNPDGGAQEFFLWNVTAPAGLVKSNTSDMVKFMKVLLNSGNPISDAALIAEKVYYKDAKREMGLGFNINTKDGDTIYLKSGDSMGQSSIICYNRAKNWGIIILLNKRDSKMRQNLLNVIYENILK from the coding sequence ATGAAAACATCATTCACCTTCTTAGCTGTAGCATTATTAATCTGCAACTTTACTTTCGGACAGGATTTCACAAAAAAAATAGATTCAATTATTAAAGACAATTATCAAAAAAATCCTGACGTTGGTATTAGCGTTGGCTTCATTAGCAACAACAAAGAATTCTACACATCGTACGGCAAACTGAGTAAAGAAAGCACAACGAATATTGATAAAAATACGATTTTCGAAATTGCTTCTATTACTAAATCATTAACTGGAAATATGATTGCACAAGCCGCTGTTGAAAAGAAACTGAAACTGGATGATTACATCGATAGCTATCTGCCAAAACAATATGTTCTACAGAAAAACCTTCAGAATAAAATTAAAATTTCAGATTTGGCATCACATCAATCAGGATTACCTGACATCGATTTTCAAAAATTAATAGAAGTCAATTCGCAACAACCGGTAAGCAGCGTAACAGAACAATCATTAGCAACGATGATCAATAACTGCACAGACCTTATTGACTATGGAAGTTTTCGATATTCTACCGTCAATTTTACGCTACTTGGACAGATTTTAGAGAAAGTATATGGCAAAAGTTATGACGAGCTTATCCGCGAAAAAATATTGAAGCCTGCAAAAATGAACCAAACTTTAACAAAAGATTTCAAGGTGAAAAATATCACAACAGGCTATAATCCCGATGGCGGAGCTCAAGAGTTTTTCTTATGGAATGTTACTGCACCGGCAGGATTGGTAAAGTCTAATACTTCTGATATGGTTAAATTTATGAAAGTACTTTTAAACAGTGGAAACCCAATATCAGATGCGGCATTAATTGCAGAAAAAGTTTATTATAAAGATGCTAAACGAGAAATGGGATTGGGATTCAACATCAATACAAAAGACGGAGACACTATTTATCTAAAATCCGGAGATTCTATGGGACAATCATCGATTATCTGTTACAATAGAGCCAAAAACTGGGGAATTATCATCCTTTTAAATAAAAGAGATTCGAAAATGAGACAGAATCTGTTGAACGTCATCTACGAAAATATCTTAAAATAA
- a CDS encoding serine hydrolase domain-containing protein: MKTISYISFFLLFFASFQVFAQKKDYSFLTDSLKIEEQLGKYKLPGFSVVVFENYKIVYTKQFGQKSANSPEKINENTAFSTASISKPITALLCFILEEKGLINLNEPIDKSLKRWHLPKSKFTENKAPTWKQFLNHTAGTTQSGFEDHYEGEKIPTLEESLLGKIPRYDKEIEFTFEPGTDWQYSGGGYTIIQMALEDTFNKPIAELAKEYIFSPLGLKNTTMIQPNEKGFLTNIASVHDKDGKVIKTGLPITPQVGASGLWSTPTDLVKIAIEMQNALRNKNNKVISNNVAKKVTAVTALKNAVGGWSYGWQKSFGYNNYDWFTCNGSNTGVGGTVMGTMKDGNGFAFLANGEKPNRFPVMGATQRKILSLMNWNGNFHNEKTQEIPANLKKQLIGTYDDFLYGQGMETKIVEKNNRLYIESEILEHFKGKNDSELVYLKNGLFKMTDYPNLLKFDFKDGKASFVTLRRDDLTATVSMAAKAK, encoded by the coding sequence ATGAAAACAATTTCTTACATCAGCTTTTTCCTATTATTCTTTGCAAGCTTTCAGGTTTTCGCTCAGAAAAAAGACTACAGTTTTCTTACCGACAGTTTGAAAATTGAAGAACAGTTAGGAAAATATAAACTTCCGGGATTTAGCGTAGTTGTTTTTGAAAATTATAAGATTGTTTACACCAAACAATTTGGTCAAAAGTCAGCAAATTCTCCCGAAAAAATTAATGAAAATACGGCATTTTCTACGGCTTCTATTTCCAAACCAATCACTGCGCTTCTTTGTTTTATTTTGGAAGAAAAAGGTTTGATTAATCTAAATGAACCGATTGACAAATCTTTAAAAAGATGGCACTTGCCAAAAAGTAAATTCACGGAAAACAAAGCTCCGACTTGGAAACAGTTTCTAAATCATACTGCAGGAACTACTCAAAGCGGTTTCGAAGACCATTATGAGGGTGAAAAAATCCCTACACTGGAAGAAAGTCTTTTGGGAAAAATACCGAGATATGATAAAGAAATTGAATTCACCTTTGAGCCTGGAACCGATTGGCAATACAGTGGTGGTGGCTATACAATCATTCAAATGGCATTGGAAGATACTTTCAATAAACCGATTGCTGAGCTTGCAAAAGAATACATCTTTTCTCCACTTGGATTAAAAAATACAACCATGATTCAACCTAATGAAAAAGGATTTCTAACGAATATTGCATCAGTTCACGACAAAGACGGAAAAGTGATAAAAACAGGTTTGCCAATTACGCCACAAGTTGGAGCATCAGGATTATGGTCTACCCCAACTGATTTAGTTAAAATAGCTATCGAAATGCAAAATGCTTTGCGCAATAAAAACAACAAAGTAATTTCTAACAATGTAGCCAAAAAAGTAACGGCAGTAACGGCTTTAAAAAATGCCGTTGGTGGATGGAGCTACGGATGGCAAAAATCTTTTGGATACAATAATTATGATTGGTTTACCTGCAATGGTTCAAATACCGGAGTTGGAGGAACCGTGATGGGAACAATGAAAGACGGGAATGGTTTTGCATTTCTTGCCAATGGCGAAAAACCAAATCGTTTTCCTGTGATGGGAGCAACACAAAGAAAAATTCTTTCACTAATGAACTGGAACGGAAATTTCCATAATGAAAAAACTCAGGAAATACCTGCAAATCTAAAGAAACAACTCATTGGAACCTATGATGATTTTCTTTACGGACAAGGAATGGAAACTAAAATTGTAGAAAAAAATAACCGTCTTTACATAGAATCTGAGATTTTAGAACATTTTAAAGGAAAAAATGATAGCGAGTTGGTTTATTTGAAAAATGGATTGTTTAAAATGACAGATTATCCTAACCTTTTAAAATTCGATTTTAAAGATGGAAAAGCAAGTTTTGTTACCCTACGAAGAGATGATTTGACAGCCACAGTTTCAATGGCTGCTAAAGCAAAATAA